The DNA region GGGGTTTAGGTGGGAAATATGGAACACAAGGTTGTAGACTCAAAAACTGCAACTACCTACCATTTTACCATGATTTTGAAACACCCACCATTTTCCTAGTTTCTTTTTCTCTCGTATTCTATTCTGTGGAAATTCATTCATGAGTGTGAATCAAGTTTCTATCTTTTGTCACCAAGATAGCATATATAATAGTTAGTAGTTAGCAATACCCTTTTGGAGATGttaggagaagaaggaaaaataaacaaGCCCTCTGGTAGCGGCACTCTTGCTCGGAGAACCTATTCCCGTTCGGTTTCATGGACAGATAGGTCTCCGAGCAGCCGCCACAAggcaccaccacaaccaccaaaCACAAAGCCAAGGCCATTTTTGCCACCTCTTCAGCCTCTTTCCATAAGAAAGCCCAGTGTCGAGGAATGGCCAAGCGCAGGATCCGACGATCTTGGCGTTTGGCCAGTTCCCCAGACACCAAGAGGGTCTATAAGACAGTTGGACTCCAGTCAACCCACCAAAGATTTTCAGTTCAAGAGAGACAAACTGGCCTTCTATGACAAAGAATGTTCTAGAATCGCGGAGCATATATACTTAGGAAGCGACACGGTTGCCAAGAACCATGAGCTCCTTAGGCAGAATGGAATCACTCATGTGCTGAACTGCGTTGGTTTCGTTTGCGCGGAGTATTTCAAAAGCGACTTTGTTTACAAAACACTCTGGTTACAGGACAGTCCTTCGGAGGATATAACAAGTATCCTCTATGATGTGTTCGACTATTTTGAAGATGTTCGAGAGCAGGGCGGCCGCGTCCTCGTCCATTGCTGTCAAGGCGTTTCGCGGTCGTCCTCTCTCGTCATTGCCTACCTCATGTGGAGGGAGGGACAAAGCTTTGAAGATGCTTTCCAGTATGTCAAGAATGCAAGGGGAGTGACAAATCCAAACATGGGTTTTGCATGTCAGCTTCTTCAGTGTCAAAAAAGGGTCCACGCTCTGCCTGCTAGCCCCAATTCTATTCAAAGGATGTACCGAATGGCGCCTCATTCGCCATACGATCCTCTTCATTTGGTACCAAAGACGGTTAATCAGCCGGGCGCGAAAGCGCTCGATTCTCGTGGCTCTTTCGTTGTCCATGTTCCCTCTACAATCTATGTTTGGATTGGCAAAAACTGCAGCCCGGTGATGTCCTCCAACGCACGAGGCGCGGCGCTTCAGGTAGTCCGGTATGAGAGGGCTAAGGGACCTATTTTGACGATCCATGAAGGTGAGGAAACACCTCAGTTTTGGATTGCTCTGTCTTCGGGTGATTCCGAGAAAGAAGGGGTGGAAATTGGCAAAGCGGCCGATATTGGTGCAAGAAAAGTTGGGGCGTATGATTTGGATTTTGAGATCTTTTACAAGGCAGTTGCCGACTGTGCAGGGTCGGAGACTTGTGTGCCGGCGAAGGAGCACGGATGGGGAATACTAAGGCAGAAGCTTGCTACAGGAGTCATGAAAGAGTTGCTTAGTTCTCCCAAATGTGTGAATATGGAAGACGGTGAAGAAGAGAAGCGAAACTCTGAGATTGAGCCTTTGTCACCGTCATCTAATCATTCCTTTGAATgttatttgaataataataacaattcagACGCAATAGTAGTGGAGGATACTCCTAAAGCCGCGGACTCTGGTGTTGCTTCGAATCCTTTTCCGTGGAACAAATCGCCAACGCTTTCGCCCTCAAGCTC from Arachis hypogaea cultivar Tifrunner chromosome 10, arahy.Tifrunner.gnm2.J5K5, whole genome shotgun sequence includes:
- the LOC112715131 gene encoding protein-tyrosine-phosphatase MKP1, with the protein product MLGEEGKINKPSGSGTLARRTYSRSVSWTDRSPSSRHKAPPQPPNTKPRPFLPPLQPLSIRKPSVEEWPSAGSDDLGVWPVPQTPRGSIRQLDSSQPTKDFQFKRDKLAFYDKECSRIAEHIYLGSDTVAKNHELLRQNGITHVLNCVGFVCAEYFKSDFVYKTLWLQDSPSEDITSILYDVFDYFEDVREQGGRVLVHCCQGVSRSSSLVIAYLMWREGQSFEDAFQYVKNARGVTNPNMGFACQLLQCQKRVHALPASPNSIQRMYRMAPHSPYDPLHLVPKTVNQPGAKALDSRGSFVVHVPSTIYVWIGKNCSPVMSSNARGAALQVVRYERAKGPILTIHEGEETPQFWIALSSGDSEKEGVEIGKAADIGARKVGAYDLDFEIFYKAVADCAGSETCVPAKEHGWGILRQKLATGVMKELLSSPKCVNMEDGEEEKRNSEIEPLSPSSNHSFECYLNNNNNSDAIVVEDTPKAADSGVASNPFPWNKSPTLSPSSSDYASSFTFSPSSGNWSDLSFVSSRQPSPSGMESTEDAPFAESSSLLHKEVSSMPETLLANDGLGGASSWFQMEGSSLSIAERRGSNPPPRVLLSSINESSQLHKNLEDCMY